In one Desulforegula conservatrix Mb1Pa genomic region, the following are encoded:
- a CDS encoding dCTP deaminase domain-containing protein: protein MQSRHNIIELLETGVIEISSTNEDYPFNKDHQVGSDSIDLRLGEYFFKIRDDFKYINTLSITNNFANELFVKHNFNSMGYILKPQEIIFLPTLERINMKSPRYYGYVSGRSIYSRLGLSVHCTMTKFGFGMNSIISLQVINNSPVPLKIYPKQKLVQLEIHEIYGKMTPYDGRFSLEKTYLLPITKESELESYIDIEKRIIQDDEHVVIRKTKYDESVYRKLNFYFKAKKIIGSLLGIGGLVSFFGLYAQKPDAYILALVLISLLITIDFIYTELALSKGVSIDEQ from the coding sequence ATGCAAAGCAGACACAACATAATAGAACTTTTAGAGACAGGGGTTATTGAGATTAGCTCAACAAATGAGGATTATCCTTTTAATAAAGATCATCAAGTCGGAAGTGACTCAATTGATTTAAGATTAGGCGAATATTTTTTTAAAATAAGAGATGACTTTAAATATATAAATACACTGAGCATAACTAATAATTTCGCTAATGAATTGTTTGTAAAGCACAATTTTAATTCTATGGGATACATCCTAAAACCACAGGAGATCATATTCCTTCCAACATTAGAAAGAATAAACATGAAATCACCTAGATATTACGGATATGTCAGCGGTAGAAGCATATACTCTAGGTTGGGTTTGTCTGTGCATTGCACAATGACAAAATTTGGATTTGGCATGAATTCTATTATCTCATTACAGGTTATTAACAATTCCCCTGTACCTCTGAAAATTTATCCTAAACAAAAACTTGTTCAACTAGAAATTCATGAAATTTACGGGAAAATGACCCCATATGACGGTCGTTTTTCTCTTGAGAAAACTTATTTACTCCCTATTACAAAGGAGTCTGAATTAGAGTCTTATATAGATATTGAGAAACGAATCATTCAAGATGATGAGCATGTTGTGATAAGAAAAACCAAATATGATGAATCCGTTTACAGAAAACTAAATTTTTATTTCAAAGCGAAAAAAATAATCGGAAGTTTGTTGGGTATTGGCGGTTTAGTAAGTTTTTTTGGATTGTATGCGCAAAAACCTGATGCGTATATACTGGCACTTGTTTTGATTTCATTATTAATTACTATTGACTTTATATATACTGAATTAGCATTGAGCAAAGGAGTCTCTATAGATGAGCAATAA
- a CDS encoding phage head morphogenesis protein, protein MKFTFPADPPDEALSFFRAKELRPGFDYRDVWREEHATSFTVAKAMELDVLSDIRSAVDGAIAGGQTFREFSANLEPLLRAKGWWGRIDVPDPRTGEMVSAQLGSTRRLRTIYDANLRTAAAAGQWERILEAQDSHPYIMYMIGPSREHRPEHVSWHGLMLPVNDPFWNSHFPPSGWGCKCHARSISEHEAARLRRDGIPDMANSVPEINPETGLPTGHLRTENMPVRTTAPEIRYVEWENTRTGRIERVPEGIDPGWDTNPGAAARRVRSLEYLTQRLESANYTDAAASVSDIARSGFLESWMSDMTGNCPVGVLSERNMADIGAESRVVLLSPETMDKQIRRHPELSNDEYARIHEVLTLGYSVQDSPSSLVFILEDQNGYVTAIKSTKTGKAVFMTSFRRLSSDEVKRDEEIRRLLKKGNKKADGEAPQST, encoded by the coding sequence TTGAAGTTTACCTTCCCCGCAGATCCGCCTGATGAGGCTTTGTCATTTTTCAGGGCAAAGGAATTAAGACCCGGCTTTGATTACCGGGATGTATGGCGCGAAGAACACGCCACATCATTCACAGTAGCCAAGGCAATGGAGCTTGATGTGCTCTCTGACATAAGAAGCGCGGTTGATGGCGCAATTGCAGGCGGACAGACATTCCGGGAATTTTCCGCAAACCTTGAGCCATTATTAAGGGCAAAGGGCTGGTGGGGAAGAATAGATGTGCCTGATCCGAGAACCGGTGAAATGGTTAGCGCCCAGCTTGGAAGCACAAGAAGGCTCAGAACCATTTATGACGCAAATTTGAGAACAGCTGCTGCTGCCGGTCAATGGGAAAGGATACTGGAGGCCCAGGATTCTCACCCTTACATCATGTATATGATCGGGCCTTCAAGGGAACACAGGCCTGAGCATGTGAGCTGGCACGGGTTGATGCTTCCTGTGAATGATCCGTTCTGGAATTCTCATTTCCCGCCCAGTGGCTGGGGGTGCAAATGCCATGCACGGTCTATATCCGAACATGAAGCAGCAAGGCTGAGACGTGACGGAATACCTGACATGGCGAACTCAGTGCCTGAGATAAACCCTGAAACAGGTCTGCCTACAGGACATCTCAGAACTGAAAACATGCCGGTGAGAACAACGGCTCCTGAGATCAGATACGTGGAGTGGGAAAATACAAGAACAGGCCGAATTGAACGAGTGCCTGAAGGAATAGATCCTGGCTGGGACACAAATCCGGGTGCTGCCGCAAGAAGGGTCAGAAGTCTTGAGTATCTGACGCAGAGGCTTGAAAGCGCGAATTATACAGATGCTGCCGCATCGGTTTCAGATATTGCGCGGAGCGGGTTTCTTGAATCGTGGATGTCAGATATGACCGGCAACTGCCCTGTTGGAGTCCTTTCAGAAAGGAATATGGCTGACATAGGCGCTGAAAGCAGAGTCGTTCTTTTGTCTCCGGAGACGATGGACAAGCAGATCAGAAGGCATCCTGAACTTTCTAATGATGAATACGCCAGAATTCACGAGGTCTTGACTCTGGGTTATTCGGTTCAGGATTCACCAAGCTCGCTTGTGTTTATTCTGGAAGATCAAAACGGATACGTGACAGCTATCAAATCCACCAAAACAGGCAAGGCCGTGTTTATGACAAGTTTTAGAAGATTGAGCAGTGATGAAGTCAAAAGAGATGAAGAGATACGCAGACTGCTTAAAAAAGGAAATAAAAAAGCGGATGGCGAGGCCCCCCAATCCACTTGA
- a CDS encoding DUF935 domain-containing protein, protein MAIFDWLKKKIEPEKLSEEIAIPSVSGIRNPWHPESISQTLTPARLAAILREAAAGDHHAQLELAEEMEERDPHYASVLGVRKRAVSGLEPEVVAASDSAEDVKLADAVRDLSTKPGFTALVDDLMDSLGKGYAVTEIIWNRTKAVWTPERYEWCDPRFFVFDRVTGRELKLMDQSDAFGVSLPPYKFITHIPRLKSGLAVRSGLARLAAATYMCKVWTVSDWMSFAEVFGMPLRIGRYSSAAQPADIRKLVSAVANLGSDAACVIPDSMRIEFQDAARTGGDKLFLTLAEWLDRQMSKAVLGQTMTSDDGSSQAQAKVHNEVRIDILRADANQLEETLNRDLVIPFIILNFGEKEKYPRLTLPVREAEDINTMAEALAKLVPLGGLGIEASQVRDRLGFADPAPGAVLLGDIKPEKAANRENLDVGGLCRASQAQRDLQQGVPLQADAIDEMVIDGLAEWKKMDGPANAVLELAGQCGSFDEFLAGLPGIAEKAGSQKLFEDLARRAFEARGKGYAEGLS, encoded by the coding sequence ATGGCAATATTCGACTGGTTAAAAAAGAAAATCGAACCGGAAAAACTATCCGAAGAGATTGCGATTCCAAGCGTCTCAGGAATCAGGAATCCCTGGCACCCTGAATCCATCAGCCAGACGCTTACTCCGGCAAGGCTTGCGGCTATTTTAAGGGAGGCTGCCGCAGGAGATCATCATGCCCAGCTGGAATTGGCCGAGGAAATGGAAGAACGTGATCCTCATTACGCAAGTGTTCTGGGAGTAAGGAAAAGAGCTGTTTCAGGTCTGGAGCCTGAAGTGGTTGCTGCGTCTGATTCTGCTGAAGACGTGAAGCTTGCCGATGCTGTGCGTGATCTTTCTACAAAGCCGGGATTCACTGCCCTGGTTGATGATCTCATGGACAGTCTGGGCAAGGGTTATGCCGTCACAGAAATAATCTGGAACCGCACAAAGGCTGTATGGACTCCTGAAAGATACGAATGGTGCGATCCTCGTTTCTTTGTGTTCGACAGGGTAACAGGCCGGGAACTGAAGCTTATGGATCAGTCCGATGCCTTTGGTGTTTCCCTGCCTCCTTACAAATTCATTACCCACATACCACGGCTTAAATCGGGTCTCGCGGTCAGAAGCGGTCTGGCAAGACTCGCTGCCGCGACTTACATGTGCAAGGTCTGGACTGTGTCCGACTGGATGAGCTTTGCCGAAGTTTTCGGCATGCCGCTCAGGATTGGCAGATACAGTTCCGCTGCCCAACCTGCTGACATCAGAAAGCTTGTTTCGGCAGTGGCGAATCTTGGTTCTGACGCGGCATGTGTCATTCCTGATTCAATGAGGATCGAGTTTCAGGACGCTGCCAGAACAGGCGGAGACAAGCTTTTTCTGACCCTGGCTGAATGGCTCGACAGGCAGATGTCAAAAGCCGTGCTTGGCCAGACCATGACATCGGACGACGGATCGAGCCAGGCCCAGGCAAAGGTTCATAACGAGGTGAGGATCGATATTCTGAGGGCTGACGCTAATCAGCTTGAAGAGACCCTGAACCGGGATCTGGTCATTCCGTTCATTATCCTCAATTTCGGGGAAAAAGAAAAATATCCGCGCCTTACCCTGCCTGTCAGGGAAGCCGAAGACATAAATACAATGGCAGAAGCCCTGGCAAAGCTTGTTCCCCTTGGCGGCCTTGGCATCGAGGCGAGCCAGGTCAGAGACAGACTTGGTTTTGCAGATCCTGCTCCTGGAGCTGTGCTTTTGGGAGATATCAAGCCGGAAAAGGCAGCAAACAGAGAAAATCTTGATGTTGGCGGTTTATGTCGAGCTTCGCAGGCTCAGCGCGACCTACAGCAAGGCGTTCCACTTCAGGCCGATGCCATTGATGAAATGGTGATCGACGGCCTCGCGGAATGGAAAAAGATGGACGGCCCGGCAAACGCGGTTCTTGAGCTTGCGGGACAATGCGGATCTTTTGATGAGTTTCTGGCTGGCCTTCCGGGAATTGCGGAAAAGGCAGGTTCACAAAAGCTTTTTGAGGATCTGGCGAGGCGGGCTTTTGAGGCAAGGGGCAAGGGTTATGCGGAGGGCTTGTCTTGA
- a CDS encoding terminase large subunit domain-containing protein has protein sequence MTITEITDPLADPLVQYQKAWAEDQSEVAIIEKSRRTGISWTEAGITTLEASAKSGMNAWYIGYNKDMAYEFILYCAWWAKLYNLAAGEIEETEEVFKDGDESKSILSFVIRFDSGWRITALSSRPANLRGKQGRVIIDEAAFHEQLGELLKAAMALLMWGGKVRIISTHNGVDNEFNEVITEVRSGKKPYSLHRVTLDEALEDGIYKRICIKLGKEWSPEAETRWRQNLIDFYGDASEEELFCVPSKSGGTYLPIGLIEARMNPDTPVVRIERTDAFALLPESEREADIAEWCEEMLLPLLSAIPETVQTVFGEDFARNGDLTVVTPLMREQDLRLRPPFMLEMRNIPFHQQAQILFFIVDRLPGFLGGVMDARGNGQYLAEVAAQRYGAGRIIQLMLSEGWYLENMPPFKAALEDGSIYGIPADKDILADMRAFKVVRGVARIPEKRTTDAEGNKRHGDAGVSLALAHSAARSGFEAECFDYRSVKSVISRTDSRWEEEPEDWREVKATAGFMRGAV, from the coding sequence ATGACAATTACCGAAATTACTGATCCGCTTGCCGATCCGCTTGTTCAATATCAGAAGGCCTGGGCCGAAGATCAGTCAGAAGTGGCCATCATAGAAAAGTCCAGACGTACAGGCATTTCATGGACTGAGGCTGGAATAACAACGCTTGAGGCATCTGCCAAGTCCGGCATGAATGCCTGGTACATCGGCTACAACAAGGACATGGCTTACGAGTTCATTCTGTACTGCGCTTGGTGGGCAAAGCTCTACAATCTTGCGGCGGGAGAAATCGAAGAAACGGAAGAAGTTTTTAAAGATGGAGATGAAAGCAAGTCCATTCTTTCCTTTGTGATCCGCTTTGATTCAGGCTGGCGCATCACGGCTCTTTCATCCAGACCTGCCAACCTTCGAGGCAAGCAGGGCCGGGTTATCATAGATGAAGCTGCTTTCCACGAACAGCTCGGAGAACTTCTGAAAGCGGCAATGGCTCTTTTGATGTGGGGCGGCAAGGTTCGCATCATTTCCACACACAACGGCGTGGATAACGAATTCAACGAAGTCATTACCGAGGTCAGGTCAGGCAAAAAACCTTACAGCCTGCACAGGGTGACCCTTGATGAAGCCTTGGAAGACGGAATTTACAAAAGAATCTGCATCAAGCTTGGGAAAGAATGGAGTCCTGAAGCAGAAACCAGATGGCGTCAAAACCTCATAGACTTTTATGGAGATGCCTCTGAGGAAGAGCTTTTCTGTGTTCCGAGCAAGAGCGGCGGAACATATCTGCCAATCGGGCTTATTGAAGCGAGAATGAATCCTGACACTCCGGTGGTCAGGATTGAAAGAACAGATGCTTTCGCGCTTCTGCCAGAATCAGAAAGAGAGGCTGACATTGCTGAATGGTGCGAGGAAATGCTTCTGCCTCTTCTCAGTGCCATTCCGGAAACAGTGCAGACCGTCTTTGGTGAGGACTTTGCCAGAAACGGAGACCTGACTGTCGTGACTCCCCTTATGAGGGAGCAGGATCTGAGATTAAGGCCGCCATTCATGCTCGAAATGAGGAACATTCCTTTTCATCAGCAGGCCCAGATCCTTTTCTTCATAGTCGACCGGCTGCCGGGTTTCCTCGGCGGAGTGATGGACGCAAGGGGCAATGGTCAATATCTGGCAGAAGTCGCTGCCCAGAGATACGGAGCGGGAAGAATCATCCAGCTGATGCTTTCAGAAGGCTGGTATCTGGAGAACATGCCTCCTTTCAAGGCCGCGCTCGAAGATGGTTCAATTTACGGAATACCTGCCGACAAGGACATCCTCGCTGACATGAGGGCTTTCAAGGTTGTGCGCGGAGTCGCGAGGATTCCTGAAAAAAGAACCACGGACGCCGAAGGCAACAAAAGACACGGAGATGCGGGTGTTTCACTGGCTCTTGCCCATTCCGCGGCAAGGAGCGGGTTCGAGGCTGAGTGCTTTGATTACAGGAGCGTAAAGTCAGTCATAAGCCGAACAGATTCCAGATGGGAAGAAGAACCGGAAGACTGGCGTGAAGTAAAGGCGACTGCGGGATTCATGAGGGGAGCGGTTTAA
- a CDS encoding DUF3486 family protein produces MPKPSSIEILPQSVKEWLDTTLVENNFSGYQLLENELKERGYQISKSAIHRYGQNFEKRLAAVRLSTEQAKAIVDASPDDEGAVNDALMRLVQDKLFNVLIDLEVDPAKVNFGSLARAVAELGRASVTQKKWASEVKKKAEEAAATVVQAARKGGLSDDTVDEIKRRILGIAS; encoded by the coding sequence ATGCCCAAACCCAGCAGCATAGAAATTTTGCCACAGTCGGTCAAAGAGTGGCTGGACACAACTCTGGTTGAAAACAATTTCAGCGGATATCAGCTGCTCGAAAATGAGCTTAAAGAGCGCGGATATCAGATCAGCAAGAGCGCCATCCACAGATACGGGCAGAATTTTGAAAAAAGACTCGCGGCTGTCAGACTTTCAACAGAACAGGCCAAGGCTATTGTCGATGCCTCACCCGATGATGAAGGTGCTGTAAACGATGCTCTCATGAGACTGGTTCAGGACAAGCTTTTTAATGTCCTTATAGATCTGGAAGTTGACCCTGCAAAAGTGAATTTTGGTTCCCTCGCAAGGGCAGTGGCAGAACTTGGCCGGGCTTCTGTTACCCAGAAGAAATGGGCTTCAGAGGTAAAGAAAAAGGCAGAGGAAGCGGCGGCCACAGTTGTCCAGGCAGCCAGAAAAGGCGGTCTTAGTGATGATACCGTGGACGAGATCAAGCGTAGGATACTGGGGATAGCATCATGA
- a CDS encoding radical SAM protein has protein sequence MSNKHKIKTVRLLSTNECNLSCFYCCAEGHKSLYNHLNSANIKNIIGKLNLFFDIDRIKITGGEPLCSTDIENIIDSIYKTKKANQLVSIVTNGTMTEKLKKLLKYKDLDVAISLPSTNQEIFGLINRDGTIIDKVKQSIELLIQNNFSTKLNCVLVEGVTNTTENISAIINEYGSFHNVEIRFLELSINDINRNFFDYDKYKTDLDVFDVNMKTIGFEKCSQTEKRESVLYAKNGVRVKLIKFFCYDGCDNCPDDKTSIWVSCDGYISNCSFTSINEIEMSKFSPEVISNSIEKLLDQSFKNSGDTILN, from the coding sequence ATGAGCAATAAACATAAAATCAAAACAGTTCGGCTACTTTCAACTAATGAATGCAATTTAAGTTGTTTTTATTGCTGTGCTGAAGGGCATAAATCTTTATATAATCATTTGAACTCAGCAAATATAAAAAATATAATAGGAAAGTTGAACTTATTCTTTGATATTGACCGAATCAAAATTACAGGTGGTGAGCCATTATGCTCAACAGATATTGAAAACATAATAGACTCTATTTATAAAACAAAGAAAGCAAACCAACTTGTATCAATCGTCACCAATGGTACTATGACAGAAAAGTTAAAGAAGTTGCTAAAGTATAAAGATCTGGATGTAGCAATCTCTTTACCTTCAACCAACCAAGAGATATTTGGATTGATAAACCGTGATGGGACGATTATTGATAAAGTTAAACAGTCTATAGAATTATTGATACAAAATAATTTTTCAACGAAATTAAATTGTGTTTTGGTAGAAGGGGTAACTAACACAACTGAAAACATAAGTGCCATAATAAATGAATATGGAAGTTTTCATAATGTAGAAATCAGGTTTTTGGAACTTAGCATTAATGATATAAATAGAAACTTTTTTGATTATGATAAGTACAAAACTGATCTTGATGTCTTTGATGTTAATATGAAAACTATTGGTTTTGAAAAATGTTCTCAAACAGAAAAAAGGGAATCCGTGCTCTATGCAAAAAACGGAGTACGAGTTAAGTTGATAAAGTTTTTTTGTTATGATGGCTGTGATAATTGCCCAGATGATAAAACCTCAATATGGGTGTCCTGTGATGGTTATATTTCAAATTGCTCATTCACTAGTATTAATGAAATTGAAATGAGTAAATTTTCACCTGAAGTAATATCTAATTCAATAGAAAAATTGCTCGATCAATCTTTTAAAAATTCTGGAGACACCATACTTAATTAG
- a CDS encoding transglycosylase SLT domain-containing protein: MLAWGNRVSPEFRAKVKEMAERLETDPDWLMAAMAFETGETFSPSVKNGAGSGAVGLIQFMPATARTLGTTTDFLGRMKPEEQLYYVESYLKPYKGKLKTLEDVYMAILWPAAIGKPLDHVLFRKDDPKAPKRYIQNKGLDFNMDGVVTKAKAAEKVRKKLEKGLMSECRL, translated from the coding sequence ATGCTCGCGTGGGGAAACAGAGTAAGCCCTGAATTCAGGGCAAAAGTGAAAGAAATGGCTGAAAGGCTTGAAACAGATCCAGACTGGCTGATGGCCGCGATGGCCTTTGAAACAGGCGAAACATTCTCTCCGTCTGTAAAAAACGGCGCAGGAAGCGGGGCAGTGGGGCTGATTCAGTTTATGCCAGCAACAGCGAGAACTCTTGGAACAACCACAGATTTTCTTGGAAGAATGAAACCTGAAGAACAGCTTTATTACGTGGAATCCTACCTGAAACCATACAAGGGCAAGCTGAAAACACTTGAGGATGTTTACATGGCCATCCTCTGGCCTGCGGCAATTGGCAAACCGTTAGATCATGTCCTGTTCAGGAAAGATGATCCAAAAGCTCCGAAAAGATACATACAGAACAAGGGGCTTGATTTCAATATGGATGGAGTTGTGACAAAGGCGAAGGCTGCAGAAAAGGTAAGGAAAAAGTTGGAAAAAGGGCTTATGTCTGAATGCCGCCTATAA